Part of the Montipora foliosa isolate CH-2021 chromosome 13, ASM3666993v2, whole genome shotgun sequence genome is shown below.
GTACCTATCAATCTTCTCCTCTTCCTTCAAAGCAATTCTACTGTCTCCCGGGCAAGCTACGTCTATAATGTGACattctttctttgctttgtCTATGACAACTATGTCCGGCCTATTGTGTGGTAGCCTCTTGTCCGTCTGAATGGTGAGATCCCACAAGATCTTTCTATCCTCATTTTCCGTTACAGGTTCAAGGTTGTGGTTGTACCATTTGTCCCCACATTCCATGCCAAGCTGTTTGCAGATGTCCCAATGAATACCCTTAGTTATATTATCGTGACGGCGTTTGTACTCGGATTGTGCTAATTTAGGGCACTCACTCAACAGATGGTTGACCGTTTCATCTGTCTTTTTACAGAGCCTACATCGGGAATCATCCTGGGACTTTTCATTCTTGGCTTTGATCGCATTAGCCCTTACAGACTGGCTTTGGGGCGCCATGATTAGCCCCTCGGTGTGTCTTTTTAGATGGCCCTTCTCCAGCCACTCCCAGCTCTTATCACTCGCTATCCCATCCATCTCCCGCAAAAACTGCCCATGTAGTTGCTTTTCCCGTACTTCTTTCATCCGTTCTTCCCGCTTCCTCTTCTTAAACTCCTTACTGTCCTCTTGACGGGTGCTGGTACCCCTTCGGGCCGCTGTGAGTAATCTCTCATTGCTTTCTGCTGTATAATTTGCGAGCCCGATTGAGGCCTGGTCCACGCAGTCCGCGATAGGTATTAATCCTCTGCCACCAATCTTTCTCCGTAAGTACAGTCTCGCTACACTCTCTCTGAGGTGGAGAGCATTATACATGTTGAGATATTTCCTTGTTCTCCGGTCTAGTACCCCTAGCTCTTCTTGGGTCCAGCTGATAAAACTCGCTGAATACTTCATCGCAGAGACTGCCCATGTTTTTATGATCCCAGAAATGAGATGCCGCCCATCAAGTTTAGACTGTAACAATTTTCGGACTCTCCCGAGATATTCCTTGGTCAGgttctttttcattttaccCCGCTGAAACTCACCTGCCTCTAAAATGCCAAGGTATTTGTAGCTAGTTCCTTCTTCCAGGTTTCTTCTCTCTCTTCCGTCTGGCAACTTAATACCTTCAGCCTCAGACACCTTCCTTCTCCTAACAACGAGCTTGGCGCACTTTGTGACCAAATTCCGGACAGTATTGACGGGCCTATCTTAGACTTCGCATATACAGCATATACAGTAAATGGTTCACCTTTTCTCCATTGAGATCGTATCCATACTTGGTCTTTCTTAGGAGCTTAACGGAATTAGTGAGATCACAAATAGCAAAGGAGATAACGCATCTCCTTGAAAGATACCTCAATTGATCTTGACTTCCCGATGGGTGTTGACATGGCGTGCAGCTCCGTCCTCCACTGCTCCATGCTCTTGAAGAGCAGGTTCTTCACGTTTGATGCGACCCCAAACCAATCTAGACACTCCTTAATCCATGAGTGTGGCAGCATGTCATAAGCTTTTCGGTAGTCAATCCAGGCCATGAACAGGTTCATCTTCCCATTTCTAGCACTCTGCAGGATCATTTTGTCAATAAACACAAGGCCGTGAGTTCCTCTCGACCCTTTCCGTGCGCCCTTTTGCTCCTCCGGGAGAAGGTCCATCTCATCCAAGAACCAGTACACATCCTCTGATATCATCCCAGTAAGTAACTTCCACATTAGTGGCAAACACGAAATCGGCCTGTTGTTACTAGCATCATTTCCTGAGCACGTATCTTTGACAAACAGGAGTGTCCTACCACTATGGGTCCACCTTTGTTCTTACTCCCCACATCTTTCGAACTTCTCTCGCAAGGTCTTGATATTTTTCTACTTTCTCATCTTCTTTTGCTCTCACCCTTCCATCTTCCGGGATTGCCACGTCTATGATTGGCAGTTCTTAATAAATCCGATCTCCTAGCCTCGATCTCATGGTCTGTCCGTACACTAAAGTCTTACAGCATCTTGTAATCCTCATTTTCAAGTACACTGTCCGGGACATGGTCATACCACCTCTCACTTCGCTCAAACCCATATTTTTCTGACAGGTCCCAGTCATGCCTCTCTTTGTATTCCTTCTGCGCCAGTTTCGGGCACCCACTTACAATGTGGCTGATGGTCTCATTGTTTAGTTTACACATTCTACATTTGGGATCATCCTGTAACTTGTCGATCGTTGCTTTTACTTAATTTGTTCTTATTGCTTGATCTTGTGCTGCAATAATAAGAGACTCCGTTTCTTTTAAGCTTTCCTTCTTTTAACCAAGCCCATGTTTCATCGTTTCTTTGATCTTCGCTCTGTCTCGCAAATTGCCCATGTAATGGCATCTCTTTCCAACCTTGGGTATTTTCCGTTCTCCTCCTCTCTTTAAAACCGGCAGCCGTTTCTTGGTTTACAACTCCTTTCCTCCAGACGGCTTTCAAAATCTTCTCCTTACTGGATTGGACATATGTCTCAAGCAATATTCCTGCCTGAATGACACAGTCTTCTACCGAGATTACCGAGATTATTGGGTGTCATAACATGTGcacattcttcttcttcttcttcttcttcttcttcttcttcttattattattattattattattattattattattattgggtgTCATAACATGTGCTTGGCGCTCCAAATAAAAAATTCGTAGTCAGGAGTTTATTCGAGATTTAGTTCACGTTATTGTTCCTGTTATCATCTAGAGAAGTTACTTGGAAGTTCGAACATAACAAAGCCGTAAACGTATGCCTTCTTGTGACGTTTGTGCAGATACGTGCTATACCCTCTTCTCGCTACCGCATTTGACCGACTTCTATACAGACTGAAGGGATCATCAGACTACGTTCATTGACGGACCAAATACCACTGAACTCTGTGTTTTTGTCTCCGTTGATTAGGTCTATGACTTCCATTCAGAAAACACTAAGTTGGACAAATCGTTGGTCCTATTGTTATGATATTCTACAGATACAAAAGTCCTATTCACCTTGGTGTTGTGTAGGGAATGACAAACTGCAACTCGAGGCTTTCCGCGACATGCAAAACTGAGATCGTGTGCAACTTTCAGGTTCTTTTCTTATCAACCTTCAAGGCTGAGATAATTTGGAAAAAGAGTTGGAGATAGTTGAGTGAATGTAAGTCGCGTGTTGTTAGCGATAAAGGTGGATTCGTGCCGGATTAATTAACATTGTTTCAGCTATGTTCTTGTACCATACAatataaaataacaatgactaCTTAGCAATTCGCGTTTGATATTGTGACACGACAAGTTATCATAGAAACAGGAAAGCCCAATATTTGTAA
Proteins encoded:
- the LOC137981920 gene encoding uncharacterized protein → MISEDVYWFLDEMDLLPEEQKGARKGSRGTHGLVFIDKMILQSARNGKMNLFMAWIDYRKAYDMLPHSWIKECLDWFGVASNVKNLLFKSMEQWRTELHAMSTPIGKSRSIECAKLVVRRRKVSEAEGIKLPDGRERRNLEEGTSYKYLGILEAGEFQRGKMKKNLTKEYLGRVRKLLQSKLDGRHLISGIIKTWAVSAMKYSASFISWTQEELGVLDRRTRKYLNMYNALHLRESVARLYLRRKIGGRGLIPIADCVDQASIGLANYTAESNERLLTAARRGTSTRQEDSKEFKKRKREERMKEVREKQLHGQFLREMDGIASDKSWEWLEKGHLKRHTEGLIMAPQSQSVRANAIKAKNEKSQDDSRCRLCKKTDETVNHLLSECPKLAQSEYKRRHDNITKGIHWDICKQLGMECGDKWYNHNLEPVTENEDRKILWDLTIQTDKRLPHNRPDIVVIDKAKKECHIIDVACPGDSRIALKEEEKIDRYRDLAIEIEASWRLKKVLIVP